A window of the Henckelia pumila isolate YLH828 chromosome 3, ASM3356847v2, whole genome shotgun sequence genome harbors these coding sequences:
- the LOC140892506 gene encoding uncharacterized protein, whose product MIQELLGGGNVGLIGGERTKISKPNGGFLDGSVSPSPSGTPSPSSSAAGAAANAAAASMENLRCPRCDSSNTKFCYYNNYNLTQPRHFCKTCRRYWTKGGALRNVPIGGGCRKNKSTAIAAAVGKSSAAGKLKSFSPEMGKAAFFSGFDQQADHAFSTQSPILWATPQNSHILSLLRANQNPSPNPLSNPGKEDQGGFFGSHLVTDCSIPNGGFHSRALGFDTLGPIQVPSIGHSNSFHRHNIQLQEAQPNQPIILGEVQNNGIQELYQKLRSSTNFYPDNAPPLILGSMVSSASSSSSIFESAPIAAGAEMGFCNSTISWPTDLHLPTTNGAYP is encoded by the coding sequence ATGATTCAAGAGCTTCTCGGGGGAGGCAATGTTGGATTGATCGGCGGAGAAAGAACCAAAATTTCTAAACCTAATGGAGGATTTCTTGATGGCTCGGTTTCTCCATCGCCGTCCGGTACTCCGTCGCCCTCTTCTTCTGCTGCTGGAGCGGCCGCCAATGCGGCGGCGGCTTCCATGGAGAATCTGAGATGCCCGCGATGCGATTCTTCCAACACGAAATTTTGCTATTACAACAACTACAACCTCACTCAGCCACGCCATTTCTGCAAGACTTGCCGCCGCTACTGGACTAAAGGTGGGGCCTTGCGCAACGTTCCCATCGGAGGCGGATGCCGGAAGAACAAGAGCACCGCCATAGCAGCGGCGGTCGGGAAGTCTTCGGCTGCCGGAAAGTTGAAatctttctcaccggagatGGGGAAAGCAGCCTTTTTCAGTGGATTTGATCAGCAAGCTGATCATGCTTTCAGTACTCAAAGCCCTATCTTATGGGCCACCCCTCAAAACTCCCACATACTTTCTTTACTAAGAGCAAACCAAAACCCTAGCCCTAATCCACTCTCCAATCCTGGAAAAGAAGATCAAGGTGGTTTCTTTGGATCACACTTGGTGACAGATTGTTCCATTCCCAATGGCGGGTTTCACTCTCGGGCCTTGGGATTCGACACTCTAGGCCCGATCCAAGTTCCATCTATCGGCCACTCTAATTCTTTCCACAGACACAATATTCAGCTCCAAGAAGCTCAACCAAACCAACCCATTATCCTTGGTGAAGTTCAAAACAATGGGATTCAAGAACTTTATCAAAAGCTCAGATCTTCAACAAATTTTTACCCTGATAACGCACCGCCGCTGATTCTTGGAAGCATGGTTTCTTCGgcttcttcttcctcctccattTTCGAGTCGGCGCCCATCGCGGCCGGAGCTGAAATGGGCTTCTGCAATTCAACTATTTCTTGGCCGACTGATCTTCATCTACCCACTACAAATGGTGCATATCCTTAA